Proteins encoded together in one Impatiens glandulifera chromosome 1, dImpGla2.1, whole genome shotgun sequence window:
- the LOC124919280 gene encoding protein CHROMATIN REMODELING 8 isoform X2 — MEQEEEDGAMLSRLGVSSVNPEDFERDILASAFTNGGNEANGNAEEEHIADSSNKELSSGLAEIYKKLRAVEVELDAVASSVDPTKKFARSTDGEDGGSDGDQRDKEDESRSDLTLQQALAVQRLGSLKQTKAKLKKELLNFSKGHSSRWDTNDKLIKDIVKEQKPKRSLREVPESSKPSKRIRKTVQFDDDDDFDAVLNAASVGFVETEKDELVRKGILTPFHKLKGFERSVQGAGSSSQQNSLAQSVARVVQSMSEAAKARPTTKLLDFNSLPKLEAPTHPFQRLRTPLKLSQYLESDGAENADLRRMKKKKRPLPRKKCTKLNSSEHKHSPEKDVKSDIELSSHEEEQEDGNDLDSENPFVTLEGGLNIPNTIYDKLFDYQKVGVQWLWELHCQRAGGVIGDEMGLGKTIQVLSFLGALHFSNKYKPSIIICPVTLLRQWKREAEKWYPSFHVELLHDSAQEPTVRKKSSHQSDEFDSEDLDSDEERRSTFPRNSTKKWDSLINRVLKSESGLLITTYEQLRILGEKLLDVEWGYAVLDEGHRIRNPNAEVTLICKQLQTVHRIIMTGAPIQNKLSELWSLFDFVFPGKLGVLPVFEAEFAVPISVGGYANASPLQVSTAYRCAVVLRDLIMPYLLRRVKADLNAPLPKKSEHVLFCSLTTEQRSMYRAFLASSEVEQIFDGNRNSLYGIDVMRKICNHPDLLEREHSSQNPDYGNLERSGKMLVVAQVLKMWKEQGHRVLLFSQTQQMLNILENFMISNNYTYRRMDGLTPVKQRMDLIDEFNNSNDVFIFILTTKVGGLGTNLTGANRVVIFDPDWNPSTDMQARERAWRIGQTRDVVVYRLITRGTIEEKVYQRQIYKHFLTNKILKNPQQKRFFKARDMKDLFTLNDDDQGAGSTETSNIFSQLPGDVSIVQGNKNNQEQEEKEKLLESSLDESKDSDIHEGRRPAKMKGKEKTDDNNNHGGEDEDTNILRSLFGANGIHSAVNHDMIVNANDEEKMRVEEQASQVAQRAAEALRESRMLRSRVSISVPTWTGKSGAAGAPSSIQQRKFGSSVNSHLVKNKPEEGSSTNGVSAGALAGKALTSTELLSRIRKNQEKAISDGVSASSSSSRSMQPEVLIRQICTFLQRSGGRAKSSVIVEHFKDRVPPADLTLFKNLLKEIAILEKEPGGSSWVLKPDYHQQ, encoded by the exons ATGGAACAGGAAGAGGAAGATGGAGCAATGCTAAGCCGGTTAGGTGTCTCTTCTGTGAATCCTGAAGACTTTGAGCGAGACATACTG GCAAGTGCTTTTACCAATGGAGGCAATGAAGCTAATGGTAATGCAGAGGAGGAACATATTGCTGATTCAAGCAATAAAGAACTGTCTTCTGGTCTTGCTGAAATTTACAAGAAATTGAGGGCTGTAGAAGTCGAGTTAGATGCTGTTGCATCTAGTGTTGATCCAACAAAAAAGTTTGCTAGAAGTACAGATGGGGAAGATGGTGGAAGTGATGGAGATCAGAGAGATAAAGAAGATGAATCTCGCAGTGATTTGACCCTACAACAGGCTTTAGCTGTTCAGAGACTGGGAAGCTTAAAGCAAACAAAGGCTAAACTCAAGAAAGAACTCTTAAATTTTAGCAAAGGACATTCTTCTAGATGGGATACGAACGATAAACTGATAAAGGATATTGTTAAAGAGCAGAAGCCAAAACGAAGTTTGAGAGAAGTTCCGGAATCAAGCAAGCCTTCTAAGAGGATCCGTAAAACGGTTCaatttgatgatgatgacgacttCGATGCTGTGTTGAATGCAGCATCAGTAGGATTTGTTGAGACT GAAAAGGATGAATTAGTTCGGAAAGGGATCTTAACACCATTTCATAAGCTCAAAGGTTTTGAAAGGTCTGTTCAAGGAGCAGGATCATCAAGCCAGCAGAATTCACTTGCGCAAAGTGTTGCCAGAGTTGTTCAGTCAATGTCTGAGGCTGCAAAAGCTCGTCCAACAACAAAACTGCTTGATTTTAATTCCCTGCCAAAACTTGAGGCTCCCACACATCCATTTCAAAGATTGAGAACGCCATTGAAGTTATCTCAATACCTAGAGAGCGATGGAGCAGAGAATGCTGATTTGAggagaatgaagaagaaaaagaggcCATTACCACGCAAGAAATGTACCAAGTTGAATTCTTCTGAACATAAACATTCCCCAGAAAAAG ATGTAAAGAGTGATATAGAGTTATCAAGTCACGAAGAAGAGCAAGAAGATGGGAACGATTTAGATTCGGAAAATCCCTTTGTGACACTTGAAGGTGGACTTAATATTCCTAATACTATCTATGACAAACTTTTCGACTACCAAAAAGTTGGGGTGCAATGGCTGTGGGAGCTTCATTGTCAGAGGGCTGGTGGAGTCATCGGAGATGAAATGGGTCTTGGTAAAACCATCCAAGTTCTATCTTTCCTCGGAGCATTGCATTTTAGTAACAAGTACAAACCAAGCATTATTATCTGCCCAGTAACTCTCCTACGCCAATGGAAGCGTGAAGCAGAGAAGTGGTATCCAAGCTTTCATGTAGAACTACTTCACGATTCTGCTCAGGAACCAACTGTTAGAAAGAAGTCGTCTCATCAAAGTGATGAATTCGATAGTGAAGATCTCGACAGTGATGAAGAAAGACGTAGTACCTTTCCACGAAACAGCACCAAAAAATGGGATTCCTTGATAAATCGTGTATTGAAgtcagaatctgggttattgaTAACGACTTATGAGCAATTACGTATTTTAGGAGAGAAATTGCTTGACGTTGAGTGGGGCTATGCGGTATTGGATGAAGGGCACAGGATTCGAAATCCAAATGCGGAAGTTACTTTGATTTGCAAACAACTACAAACTGTTCATCGTATAATTATGACTGGGGCACCTATTCAGAACAAACTTTCTGAACTATGGTCTCTTTTTGACTTTGTCTTCCCTGGAAAGTTGGGTGTCTTGCCTGTGTTCGAGGCTGAATTTGCAGTCCCAATATCTGTTGGTGGCTATGCCAATGCTTCGCCTTTACAAGTATCCACAGCATATAG GTGTGCAGTTGTTCTTCGTGACTTGATCATGCCTTACCTACTACGTCGAGTTAAGGCCGATTTGAATGCCCCACTTCCCAAGAAGTCTGAACATGTTCTCTTCTGCAGTCTTACTACAGAACAACGGTCCATGTACCGTGCGTTTCTTGCTAGCTCCGAAGTTGAGCAGATCTTTGATGGAAACAGAAACTCTCTTTACGGAATTGATGTAATGCGAAAAATTTGCAACCATCCTGATTTACTCGAGAGAGAGCATAGTAGCCAAAATCCAGACTATGGCAATCTTGAACGGAGTGGAAAGATGTTAGTAGTTGCGCAAGTTCTTAAGATGTGGAAAGAGCAGGGTCACCGAGTTCTACTTTTTTCTCAAACTCAACAGATGCTCAATATTCTTGAGAATTTTATGATATCTAATAATTATACCTACAGGAGGATGGATGGTCTCACTCCTGTAAAACAGAGAATGGACTTGATAgatgaatttaataattcaaatgatGTTTTCATCTTCATTTTGACAACAAAAGTTGGTGGTTTAGGAACAAATTTAACAGGTGCCAATAGGGTGGTCATCTTTGATCCTGACTGGAACCCTTCAACTGATATGCAG GCCCGGGAGCGTGCTTGGCGTATTGGTCAAACCAGGGATGTAGTCGTCTATAGATTGATAACCCGTGGAACGATAGAAGAGAAAGTATACCAAAGGCAGATATACAAACACTTCTTAACGAATAAAATCTTGAAGAACCCACAGCAGAAAAGGTTCTTCAAAGCTCGAGATATGAAGGATTTATTCACTTTGAATGACGATGATCAAGGTGCTGGATCAACCGAGACATCCAACATTTTTAGTCAGTTGCCTGGAGATGTAAGTATTGTCCAGGGAAATAAAAATAACCAGGAGCAGGAAGAGAAGGAGAAATTGCTTGAATCATCTTTAGATGAAAGTAAAGATTCTGATATACATGAAGGAAGAAGACCAGCAAAAATGAAAGGTAAAGAAAAAACTGATGATAATAACAACCATGGTGGGGAAGACGAAGATACCAACATCCTGCGTTCTCTCTTTGGTGCCAATGGGATTCAT AGTGCTGTGAATCACGACATGATTGTAAACGCAAACGACGAAGAGAAGATGAGAGTGGAGGAACAAGCTTCCCAAGTAGCTCAAAGAGCAGCAGAAGCATTACGCGAGTCACGAATGCTTCGTAGTCGAGTCAGCATATCCGTCCCCACTTGGACAGGAAAGTCAGGTGCAGCCGGAGCCCCCTCTTCCATCCAACAACGGAAGTTTGGTTCATCAGTCAATTCCCACTTGGTCAAGAACAAACCGGAGGAGGGTTCATCAACTAATGGTGTCTCAGCTGGGGCATTAGCCGGAAAAGCTTTGACTTCTACTGAATTGCTTTCAAGAATCCGTAAAAACCAAGAAAAAGCAATCAGCGATGGTGTTTCAGCTTCCAGTTCATCATCCAGATCGATGCAGCCGGAGGTGTTAATTCGTCAGATATGCACGTTTTTACAAAGGAGCGGGGGAAGAGCTAAATCATCCGTTATTGTTGAGCATTTCAAAGATAGAGTGCCTCCTGCAGATCTGACTCTTTTCAAGAATCTTTTGAAGGAAATTGCCATCCTTGAGAAGGAACCAGGTGGATCTTCATGGGTTCTTAAGCCTGATTATCATCAACAATAA
- the LOC124919280 gene encoding protein CHROMATIN REMODELING 8 isoform X1 produces the protein MEQEEEDGAMLSRLGVSSVNPEDFERDILASAFTNGGNEANGNAEEEHIADSSNKELSSGLAEIYKKLRAVEVELDAVASSVDPTKKFARSTDGEDGGSDGDQRDKEDESRSDLTLQQALAVQRLGSLKQTKAKLKKELLNFSKGHSSRWDTNDKLIKDIVKEQKPKRSLREVPESSKPSKRIRKTVQFDDDDDFDAVLNAASVGFVETEKDELVRKGILTPFHKLKGFERSVQGAGSSSQQNSLAQSVARVVQSMSEAAKARPTTKLLDFNSLPKLEAPTHPFQRLRTPLKLSQYLESDGAENADLRRMKKKKRPLPRKKCTKLNSSEHKHSPEKEDVKSDIELSSHEEEQEDGNDLDSENPFVTLEGGLNIPNTIYDKLFDYQKVGVQWLWELHCQRAGGVIGDEMGLGKTIQVLSFLGALHFSNKYKPSIIICPVTLLRQWKREAEKWYPSFHVELLHDSAQEPTVRKKSSHQSDEFDSEDLDSDEERRSTFPRNSTKKWDSLINRVLKSESGLLITTYEQLRILGEKLLDVEWGYAVLDEGHRIRNPNAEVTLICKQLQTVHRIIMTGAPIQNKLSELWSLFDFVFPGKLGVLPVFEAEFAVPISVGGYANASPLQVSTAYRCAVVLRDLIMPYLLRRVKADLNAPLPKKSEHVLFCSLTTEQRSMYRAFLASSEVEQIFDGNRNSLYGIDVMRKICNHPDLLEREHSSQNPDYGNLERSGKMLVVAQVLKMWKEQGHRVLLFSQTQQMLNILENFMISNNYTYRRMDGLTPVKQRMDLIDEFNNSNDVFIFILTTKVGGLGTNLTGANRVVIFDPDWNPSTDMQARERAWRIGQTRDVVVYRLITRGTIEEKVYQRQIYKHFLTNKILKNPQQKRFFKARDMKDLFTLNDDDQGAGSTETSNIFSQLPGDVSIVQGNKNNQEQEEKEKLLESSLDESKDSDIHEGRRPAKMKGKEKTDDNNNHGGEDEDTNILRSLFGANGIHSAVNHDMIVNANDEEKMRVEEQASQVAQRAAEALRESRMLRSRVSISVPTWTGKSGAAGAPSSIQQRKFGSSVNSHLVKNKPEEGSSTNGVSAGALAGKALTSTELLSRIRKNQEKAISDGVSASSSSSRSMQPEVLIRQICTFLQRSGGRAKSSVIVEHFKDRVPPADLTLFKNLLKEIAILEKEPGGSSWVLKPDYHQQ, from the exons ATGGAACAGGAAGAGGAAGATGGAGCAATGCTAAGCCGGTTAGGTGTCTCTTCTGTGAATCCTGAAGACTTTGAGCGAGACATACTG GCAAGTGCTTTTACCAATGGAGGCAATGAAGCTAATGGTAATGCAGAGGAGGAACATATTGCTGATTCAAGCAATAAAGAACTGTCTTCTGGTCTTGCTGAAATTTACAAGAAATTGAGGGCTGTAGAAGTCGAGTTAGATGCTGTTGCATCTAGTGTTGATCCAACAAAAAAGTTTGCTAGAAGTACAGATGGGGAAGATGGTGGAAGTGATGGAGATCAGAGAGATAAAGAAGATGAATCTCGCAGTGATTTGACCCTACAACAGGCTTTAGCTGTTCAGAGACTGGGAAGCTTAAAGCAAACAAAGGCTAAACTCAAGAAAGAACTCTTAAATTTTAGCAAAGGACATTCTTCTAGATGGGATACGAACGATAAACTGATAAAGGATATTGTTAAAGAGCAGAAGCCAAAACGAAGTTTGAGAGAAGTTCCGGAATCAAGCAAGCCTTCTAAGAGGATCCGTAAAACGGTTCaatttgatgatgatgacgacttCGATGCTGTGTTGAATGCAGCATCAGTAGGATTTGTTGAGACT GAAAAGGATGAATTAGTTCGGAAAGGGATCTTAACACCATTTCATAAGCTCAAAGGTTTTGAAAGGTCTGTTCAAGGAGCAGGATCATCAAGCCAGCAGAATTCACTTGCGCAAAGTGTTGCCAGAGTTGTTCAGTCAATGTCTGAGGCTGCAAAAGCTCGTCCAACAACAAAACTGCTTGATTTTAATTCCCTGCCAAAACTTGAGGCTCCCACACATCCATTTCAAAGATTGAGAACGCCATTGAAGTTATCTCAATACCTAGAGAGCGATGGAGCAGAGAATGCTGATTTGAggagaatgaagaagaaaaagaggcCATTACCACGCAAGAAATGTACCAAGTTGAATTCTTCTGAACATAAACATTCCCCAGAAAAAG AAGATGTAAAGAGTGATATAGAGTTATCAAGTCACGAAGAAGAGCAAGAAGATGGGAACGATTTAGATTCGGAAAATCCCTTTGTGACACTTGAAGGTGGACTTAATATTCCTAATACTATCTATGACAAACTTTTCGACTACCAAAAAGTTGGGGTGCAATGGCTGTGGGAGCTTCATTGTCAGAGGGCTGGTGGAGTCATCGGAGATGAAATGGGTCTTGGTAAAACCATCCAAGTTCTATCTTTCCTCGGAGCATTGCATTTTAGTAACAAGTACAAACCAAGCATTATTATCTGCCCAGTAACTCTCCTACGCCAATGGAAGCGTGAAGCAGAGAAGTGGTATCCAAGCTTTCATGTAGAACTACTTCACGATTCTGCTCAGGAACCAACTGTTAGAAAGAAGTCGTCTCATCAAAGTGATGAATTCGATAGTGAAGATCTCGACAGTGATGAAGAAAGACGTAGTACCTTTCCACGAAACAGCACCAAAAAATGGGATTCCTTGATAAATCGTGTATTGAAgtcagaatctgggttattgaTAACGACTTATGAGCAATTACGTATTTTAGGAGAGAAATTGCTTGACGTTGAGTGGGGCTATGCGGTATTGGATGAAGGGCACAGGATTCGAAATCCAAATGCGGAAGTTACTTTGATTTGCAAACAACTACAAACTGTTCATCGTATAATTATGACTGGGGCACCTATTCAGAACAAACTTTCTGAACTATGGTCTCTTTTTGACTTTGTCTTCCCTGGAAAGTTGGGTGTCTTGCCTGTGTTCGAGGCTGAATTTGCAGTCCCAATATCTGTTGGTGGCTATGCCAATGCTTCGCCTTTACAAGTATCCACAGCATATAG GTGTGCAGTTGTTCTTCGTGACTTGATCATGCCTTACCTACTACGTCGAGTTAAGGCCGATTTGAATGCCCCACTTCCCAAGAAGTCTGAACATGTTCTCTTCTGCAGTCTTACTACAGAACAACGGTCCATGTACCGTGCGTTTCTTGCTAGCTCCGAAGTTGAGCAGATCTTTGATGGAAACAGAAACTCTCTTTACGGAATTGATGTAATGCGAAAAATTTGCAACCATCCTGATTTACTCGAGAGAGAGCATAGTAGCCAAAATCCAGACTATGGCAATCTTGAACGGAGTGGAAAGATGTTAGTAGTTGCGCAAGTTCTTAAGATGTGGAAAGAGCAGGGTCACCGAGTTCTACTTTTTTCTCAAACTCAACAGATGCTCAATATTCTTGAGAATTTTATGATATCTAATAATTATACCTACAGGAGGATGGATGGTCTCACTCCTGTAAAACAGAGAATGGACTTGATAgatgaatttaataattcaaatgatGTTTTCATCTTCATTTTGACAACAAAAGTTGGTGGTTTAGGAACAAATTTAACAGGTGCCAATAGGGTGGTCATCTTTGATCCTGACTGGAACCCTTCAACTGATATGCAG GCCCGGGAGCGTGCTTGGCGTATTGGTCAAACCAGGGATGTAGTCGTCTATAGATTGATAACCCGTGGAACGATAGAAGAGAAAGTATACCAAAGGCAGATATACAAACACTTCTTAACGAATAAAATCTTGAAGAACCCACAGCAGAAAAGGTTCTTCAAAGCTCGAGATATGAAGGATTTATTCACTTTGAATGACGATGATCAAGGTGCTGGATCAACCGAGACATCCAACATTTTTAGTCAGTTGCCTGGAGATGTAAGTATTGTCCAGGGAAATAAAAATAACCAGGAGCAGGAAGAGAAGGAGAAATTGCTTGAATCATCTTTAGATGAAAGTAAAGATTCTGATATACATGAAGGAAGAAGACCAGCAAAAATGAAAGGTAAAGAAAAAACTGATGATAATAACAACCATGGTGGGGAAGACGAAGATACCAACATCCTGCGTTCTCTCTTTGGTGCCAATGGGATTCAT AGTGCTGTGAATCACGACATGATTGTAAACGCAAACGACGAAGAGAAGATGAGAGTGGAGGAACAAGCTTCCCAAGTAGCTCAAAGAGCAGCAGAAGCATTACGCGAGTCACGAATGCTTCGTAGTCGAGTCAGCATATCCGTCCCCACTTGGACAGGAAAGTCAGGTGCAGCCGGAGCCCCCTCTTCCATCCAACAACGGAAGTTTGGTTCATCAGTCAATTCCCACTTGGTCAAGAACAAACCGGAGGAGGGTTCATCAACTAATGGTGTCTCAGCTGGGGCATTAGCCGGAAAAGCTTTGACTTCTACTGAATTGCTTTCAAGAATCCGTAAAAACCAAGAAAAAGCAATCAGCGATGGTGTTTCAGCTTCCAGTTCATCATCCAGATCGATGCAGCCGGAGGTGTTAATTCGTCAGATATGCACGTTTTTACAAAGGAGCGGGGGAAGAGCTAAATCATCCGTTATTGTTGAGCATTTCAAAGATAGAGTGCCTCCTGCAGATCTGACTCTTTTCAAGAATCTTTTGAAGGAAATTGCCATCCTTGAGAAGGAACCAGGTGGATCTTCATGGGTTCTTAAGCCTGATTATCATCAACAATAA
- the LOC124936081 gene encoding serine/threonine-protein kinase tricornered-like, producing MDSARSWLHKFQPRDRVRSSSKKKDSTVSEDEDLNTMSAEEASNVTKQKVAAAKQYIENHYKEQKKNLEERRERRVLLEKKLADAEASEEDQSNLLKFLEKKETEYMRLQRHKMGVDDFELLTMIGKGAFGEVRVCREKTTGNVYAMKKLKKSEMLRRGQVEHVKAERNLLASVDSNCIVRLYCSFQDEEYLYLIMEYLPGGDMMTLLMRKDTLTEEEAQFYVGETVLAIESIHKHNYIHRDIKPDNLLLDRYGHVRLSDFGLCKPLDCSILQEQDFPAGESCSQSGSPTSNRTQQEQLQNWQKNRRMLAYSTVGTPDYIAPEVLLKKGYGMECDWWSLGAIMYEMLVGYPPFYSDEPMATCRKIINWKTHLKFPEEAELSPEAKDLVSKLLCNVDKRLGANGANEIKVLYGVSCSSSYIPLKMSSYKVTNLLLYNRSIHGLDPLIGTVYMTWKLHLFQRSMMSWTLRTLRSLMSLTIILKLHPKLVHGERYKRLHP from the exons ATGGATTCAGCAAGAAGTTGGCTACATAAATTTCAGCCTCGGGACCGTGTACGTTCTTCAAGTAAGAAGAAGGATTCAACCGTTAGTGAAGACGAAGATTTGAATACAATGTCAGCAGAAGAAGCTTCAAATGTCACCAAGCAAAAGGTCGCAGCGGCGAAACAGTATATAGAAAATCATTACAAGGAGCAAAAGAAGAATCTCGAAGAGAGGAGAGAACG AAGAGTTTTGCTCGAGAAGAAGCTAGCTGATGCTGAAGCTTCTGAAGAGGATCAAAGTAATCTACTTAAATTCCTTGAGAAAAAAGAAACTGAGTATATGCGGCTTCAAAGGCATAAAATGGGTGTTGATGACTTTGAGTTGTTGACAATGATTGGAAAGGGTGCATTTGGGGAG GTGCGAGTTTGCAGAGAAAAGACAACAGGTAATGTGTATGCAATGAAAAAGCTTAAGAAGTCAGAGATGCTCCGAAGAGGCCAA GTGGAGCATGTAAAAGCTGAGAGAAATCTCCTTGCATCTGTGGACAGCAATTGTATTGTCAGATTATATTGTTCTTTCCAAGATGAGGAGTATCTGTACCTAATTATGGAATATCTACCTGGTGGAGATATGATGACTCTACTTATGAGAAAGGACACCTTAACTGAAGAAGAAGCTCAGTTTTATGTTGGTGAAACGGTTTTAGCCATTGAATCTATTCACAAACATAATTATATCCATAG GGACATTAAACCAGATAACCTTTTACTTGATAGATATGGCCATGTGCGACTCTCAGATTTTGGACTATGTAAACCTTTGGATTGCAGCATTCTCCAAGAGCAAGACTTTCCTGCAGGGGAGAGTTGTTCCCAATCGGGTAGCCCAACTTCGAACCGCACTCAGCAAGAACAGTTGCAAAATTGGCAAAAAAACAGAAGGATGCTT GCGTATTCTACTGTAGGCACCCCGGATTACATTGCACCAGAAGTACTGCTAAAGAAAGGATACGGAATGGAATGTGATTG GTGGTCACTTGGTGCTATCATGTATGAAATGCTTGTTGGCTATCCACCATTTTATTCTGATGAACCTATGGCAACATGTAGAAAG attataaattgGAAGACACATTTGAAGTTTCCTGAAGAAGCGGAATTATCCCCAGAAGCAAAAGATCTCGTCAGTAAACTGCTTTGTAATGTTGACAAGAGGCTAGGTGCAAATGGTGCAAATGAAATTAAGGTGTTGTATGGTGTGTCCTGTTCTAGTTCTTATATTCCTTTAAAGATGTCATCATACAAAGTTACCAATTTGTTGTTATATAATAGGTCCATCCATGGTTTGGATCCATTGATTGGGACGGTCTATATGACATGGAAGCTGCATTTATTCCAGAGGTCAATGATGAGTTGGACACTCAGAACTTTGAGAAGTTTGATGAG TCTTACAATCATTCTCAAACTTCATCCAAAGTTGGTCCATGGAGAAAGGTATAAAAGGCTACACCCTTGa